A genome region from Arthrobacter sp. SLBN-100 includes the following:
- a CDS encoding glycoside hydrolase family 1 protein — protein sequence MTTASPFPQDFLWGVASAGHQVEGNNVNSDTWFLEHLPGSMFSEPSGDAADHYHRYREDIALIASLGFSSYRFSIEWARIEPEEGHFSQAELDHYRRMLQACHEHGLTPVVTFHHFTSPRWLLAVGGWEGDRTPELFARYCDRVMAHLGDLIGVACTLNEPNLPWLLESFGIGGEAPENRGSVPVWAAAAERLGVDASTVAPFQFCSTEAAFEVKLAAHRAGTAAIKAHRPELLVGWTLANSDIQSIDGGEELAAQVRRDVNERFLAASRGDDFVGIQTYGRTVYGPNGHAPAPEDAVTNQMGEEIYPQALEATIREAHRIAGIPVIVTENGLSTENDPQRVEYLRAAVDCVASCLADGIDVRGYIAWTAFDNYEWVFGYVPKFGLIAVDRVTQERTPKESAHWLGRQAQLHAAAAGDTEVSRAPQPA from the coding sequence ACAGCGACACCTGGTTCCTCGAGCACCTGCCGGGCAGCATGTTCTCCGAGCCGTCCGGGGATGCGGCGGACCACTACCACCGGTACCGCGAGGACATCGCCCTGATCGCCAGCCTTGGATTCAGCAGCTACCGCTTTTCCATCGAGTGGGCCCGCATCGAGCCGGAAGAGGGGCACTTCTCACAGGCCGAGCTGGACCACTACCGCCGCATGCTCCAGGCCTGCCACGAGCACGGCCTCACCCCCGTGGTCACGTTCCACCACTTCACCTCCCCGCGCTGGCTCCTCGCCGTGGGCGGTTGGGAAGGCGACCGGACACCGGAGCTCTTTGCCCGTTACTGCGACCGCGTGATGGCGCACCTGGGCGACCTCATCGGCGTCGCCTGCACCTTGAACGAACCCAACCTGCCGTGGCTGCTGGAGTCCTTCGGCATCGGCGGCGAGGCGCCGGAAAACCGCGGTTCGGTTCCGGTGTGGGCCGCAGCCGCCGAACGCCTGGGCGTTGATGCCAGCACGGTGGCCCCGTTCCAGTTCTGCTCCACCGAGGCCGCGTTCGAGGTGAAGCTGGCAGCGCACCGGGCCGGCACCGCAGCCATCAAGGCACACCGGCCGGAACTCCTGGTGGGCTGGACGCTCGCCAACTCGGACATCCAGTCCATCGACGGCGGCGAAGAACTTGCTGCCCAAGTGCGCCGCGACGTCAACGAACGCTTCTTGGCAGCCTCCCGCGGAGACGACTTTGTGGGGATCCAGACCTACGGCCGCACCGTCTACGGCCCGAACGGCCATGCCCCCGCTCCCGAAGATGCGGTGACCAACCAGATGGGCGAGGAGATCTACCCGCAGGCACTCGAGGCGACCATCCGGGAAGCCCACCGCATTGCCGGTATTCCGGTCATCGTCACGGAAAACGGCCTGTCCACCGAGAACGATCCCCAGCGCGTGGAGTACCTCCGCGCCGCCGTGGACTGCGTGGCCTCCTGCCTGGCGGACGGCATCGACGTCCGCGGGTACATCGCCTGGACGGCTTTCGACAACTACGAATGGGTGTTCGGCTATGTGCCGAAGTTTGGCCTCATCGCCGTGGACCGGGTGACCCAGGAACGGACGCCCAAGGAGAGCGCGCACTGGCTGGGCCGGCAGGCGCAGCTGCACGCGGCGGCGGCAGGCGACACCGAGGTCAGCAGGGCGCCCCAGCCGGCCTGA